From Streptomyces sp. NBC_00683, one genomic window encodes:
- a CDS encoding non-ribosomal peptide synthetase has product MSVPLHELIAQQTVRTPHAIAVDDAQGSMTYAQLDRRANGIARLLRGRGVLPESRVAVCLPRGRELVAALLGVWKAGAAYVPLDAGHPAERIAWMVADSGARTVLTIGESAGALDGVVPDGVVLLDAAGGEADAEPVETGPQHAAYITYTSGSTGRPKGVLVEHGGIANRVSWSVARQELTPDDRVLQKTVLTFDAAALELFAPLVAGGTVVMAPEGAESDPALLVRTVADRHITVLQGVPSVLRLLAEEPAWSECTGLRLVLSAGEALDAELCRRLGEPTGAKVWNTYGPTECSIDVTGQEFDPELHTEAVPIGRPVDNMRVYVLDEELDPVPIGVVGELYAGGIGVARGYVGNPAQTAERFVPDPHGPAGSRMYRTGDLARWRSDGALAYLGRVDHQVKVNGVRIEPAEVEAALNAHPDIRGAVVGAYTVGGGKRLVAHLVTARRIPRDELRSFLRKRLPEPMVPALFVPVDAFPLTGNGKIDRKALPDPEQPGTRTAGEGPRYTAPRTVAERLVAEVWEQLLQVERVGVHDDFFALGGSSLVLTRLADALGRASGDSIQLRGLFAASTVEAQAKLLEEARPAVPEVVPVGRDTPLPLSFGQHRLWFLDRMHPGSAEWVAPLFLRLPAGTAADTVQSALDTLETRHESLRTRYVLEGEEPRQVVAGPQPVELRVVDASEAEIEGLFGEQFARGFDLSDGPLWRALLVRVPVGGPVLLVTTHHIASDGWSTVLMDREIRELCAAASEGRTPELPELPVQYADYAAWQAARSDDTVLDRELDYWKNALRGMPELQLHTDRLRPARRDGRGEGVRFSVPAGLADALSGIGRKHGATQYATLLAVFAALLSRHSGQDDFGIGSPVTGRLRPETQGTVGFFLNSLVMRCDLTGDPTFGELLGRTKDTAMAGFAHQELPFERLVDELQPVRDLSRTPLYQVAFDLQDEGATSVAADGVLMDAFQGAWRVAKTDLTMFVWRQADGSLNGALEYATSLFDRPTVERMADHFVRLVEGVVAAPEAALSAIDITSVHEHRLLRVWNDSAVVVPEVSVPELVARRSSAAPGAVAVEAGDRSLSFAELDVRANRLAHRLRAAGVGPESTVAVLLDRSVDLVVSLLAVWRAGGGFVPMDPVLPAGRIAGMVEDARVGVALTSARYVDRFPGVETVLAEGDVSSFPDSVPSGVLDLDSVAYTVFTSGSTGRPKGVQVSHRSLVNHVDWAVRELVASGSGGAPVFSSVAFDLVVPNVWAPLAAGQRAWLWDGELTELGESLVAAGPFSFMKLTPGHLEVLSGQLSDEQIQGLTSRVVVAGEALPGGLVERWRVLLGEGRVLNEYGPTEATVGTCVFPLVEAFEGVVPIGRPLPNMTMRVLDAGLQPVPVGAVGELFVGGTGVARGYAYRPGATAERFVPDPFGPAGARLYRTGDLVRWRSDGAVEFLGRIDDQVKVRGYRIELGEIRAALVAHPQVTDATVVVSEEQRLIAYVVGSTDDLAEGLRASLPEYMVPSVFVGLDALPLTANGKIDRRALPDPEATAADAFIAPGTPTEERVAAIWRDLLGKEASTQDSFFDLGGHSILAVRLVSRLQNEFDLDLPMRVAFESPTIAQLSVEIEDRIRAEIDAVLTESH; this is encoded by the coding sequence ATGTCTGTCCCGCTGCACGAACTGATCGCCCAGCAGACCGTCCGTACCCCCCACGCCATCGCGGTCGACGACGCACAAGGGTCGATGACGTACGCGCAGCTGGACCGCCGCGCGAACGGAATCGCGCGGCTGCTGCGCGGGCGCGGTGTCCTTCCCGAGTCGAGGGTTGCCGTCTGCCTGCCGCGCGGGCGCGAGCTCGTCGCGGCGCTCCTGGGCGTCTGGAAGGCCGGCGCGGCCTACGTGCCGCTGGACGCAGGCCACCCGGCCGAGCGCATCGCCTGGATGGTCGCGGACAGCGGCGCGCGGACGGTCCTGACCATCGGCGAGTCGGCCGGGGCTCTGGACGGGGTCGTACCCGACGGTGTCGTGCTCCTGGACGCGGCCGGTGGCGAGGCCGACGCCGAACCGGTGGAAACGGGCCCGCAGCACGCCGCGTACATCACGTACACCTCGGGCTCGACGGGCCGCCCCAAGGGCGTGCTCGTCGAGCACGGCGGGATCGCCAACCGGGTGTCGTGGTCGGTCGCCCGCCAGGAACTCACCCCGGACGACCGGGTGTTGCAGAAGACCGTCCTCACGTTCGACGCCGCGGCCCTGGAGCTCTTCGCGCCGCTGGTCGCGGGCGGCACCGTCGTGATGGCCCCCGAGGGCGCCGAATCGGACCCCGCCCTCCTCGTACGGACGGTGGCCGACCGGCACATCACCGTCCTGCAGGGCGTGCCCTCCGTGCTGCGGCTGCTCGCCGAGGAGCCCGCCTGGTCCGAGTGCACCGGGCTGCGGCTCGTCCTGTCCGCGGGTGAGGCCCTCGACGCCGAACTGTGCCGCAGGCTCGGCGAACCCACCGGCGCCAAGGTGTGGAACACCTACGGCCCCACCGAGTGCTCCATCGACGTCACGGGCCAGGAGTTCGACCCGGAGCTGCACACCGAGGCCGTGCCGATCGGCCGGCCGGTCGACAACATGCGCGTGTACGTGCTCGACGAGGAGCTCGACCCGGTCCCGATCGGTGTCGTCGGCGAGCTGTACGCCGGGGGCATCGGCGTGGCACGCGGCTACGTCGGCAACCCGGCGCAGACCGCGGAGAGGTTCGTACCGGACCCGCACGGCCCGGCGGGCAGCCGCATGTACCGCACCGGCGACCTCGCGCGCTGGCGCTCCGACGGCGCACTCGCCTACCTCGGCCGCGTGGACCACCAGGTCAAGGTGAACGGCGTCCGCATCGAGCCCGCCGAGGTGGAGGCCGCACTCAACGCGCACCCCGACATCCGGGGCGCCGTGGTCGGCGCGTACACCGTCGGCGGCGGAAAGCGCCTCGTCGCCCACCTGGTGACCGCCCGCCGCATACCCCGGGACGAACTGCGCAGCTTCCTGCGCAAGCGGCTCCCCGAGCCGATGGTCCCCGCCCTGTTCGTGCCCGTGGACGCCTTCCCGCTGACCGGCAACGGCAAGATCGACCGCAAGGCCCTGCCCGACCCCGAGCAGCCCGGCACACGGACCGCGGGGGAGGGGCCCCGGTACACCGCGCCCCGCACCGTCGCCGAACGCCTCGTCGCCGAGGTGTGGGAGCAGCTGCTCCAGGTCGAACGGGTCGGTGTGCACGACGACTTCTTCGCCCTCGGCGGCTCCTCCCTCGTCCTGACCCGGCTGGCCGACGCCCTGGGCAGGGCCTCCGGAGACAGCATCCAGCTGCGCGGGCTCTTCGCGGCCTCCACGGTCGAGGCCCAGGCCAAGCTCCTGGAGGAGGCGCGGCCCGCCGTACCCGAGGTGGTACCGGTGGGACGCGACACCCCCCTGCCGCTCTCCTTCGGACAGCACCGGCTGTGGTTCCTGGACCGCATGCACCCGGGCAGCGCGGAATGGGTGGCGCCGCTGTTCCTCCGGCTGCCCGCCGGCACGGCCGCCGACACGGTGCAGTCCGCACTGGACACGCTGGAGACCCGCCACGAGTCCCTGCGCACCCGGTACGTCCTGGAGGGCGAGGAGCCCCGCCAGGTGGTGGCCGGACCCCAGCCGGTCGAGCTGCGCGTGGTGGACGCGAGCGAGGCAGAGATCGAGGGGCTGTTCGGGGAGCAGTTCGCCCGGGGCTTCGACCTGAGCGACGGGCCGCTGTGGCGGGCCCTGCTCGTACGGGTTCCCGTCGGCGGCCCCGTGCTGCTGGTCACGACCCACCACATCGCCAGTGACGGCTGGTCGACGGTGCTGATGGACCGGGAGATCCGCGAGCTGTGCGCCGCCGCCTCGGAGGGCCGGACACCGGAACTCCCCGAGCTCCCTGTGCAGTACGCGGACTACGCGGCCTGGCAGGCCGCCCGGTCCGACGACACGGTCCTCGACCGCGAACTCGACTACTGGAAGAACGCGCTGCGCGGCATGCCCGAACTGCAGCTCCACACGGACCGGCTTCGCCCGGCCCGGCGCGACGGGCGGGGCGAGGGCGTGCGCTTCTCGGTTCCGGCCGGTCTCGCCGACGCTCTCAGCGGCATCGGGCGGAAGCACGGCGCGACCCAGTACGCGACCCTGCTGGCCGTCTTCGCGGCGCTGCTCTCACGGCACAGCGGGCAGGACGACTTCGGCATCGGGAGCCCGGTCACCGGGCGGCTCAGGCCCGAGACCCAGGGCACGGTCGGCTTCTTCCTCAACTCGCTCGTCATGCGCTGCGACCTGACCGGCGACCCGACCTTCGGCGAGCTGCTGGGACGTACGAAGGACACGGCCATGGCCGGCTTCGCGCACCAGGAGCTGCCGTTCGAACGGCTGGTGGACGAACTGCAGCCGGTCCGCGACCTGTCCCGCACCCCGCTCTACCAGGTCGCCTTCGACCTGCAGGACGAAGGCGCCACATCGGTGGCCGCCGACGGGGTACTGATGGACGCCTTCCAGGGCGCCTGGCGGGTGGCCAAGACCGACCTGACGATGTTCGTGTGGCGCCAGGCCGACGGCTCGCTGAACGGTGCGCTGGAGTACGCGACCTCGCTGTTCGACCGGCCCACCGTGGAGCGCATGGCCGACCACTTCGTGAGGCTGGTCGAGGGCGTGGTGGCGGCGCCCGAGGCGGCACTGTCGGCCATCGACATCACCTCGGTGCACGAGCACCGGCTCCTGCGGGTCTGGAACGACTCGGCGGTGGTGGTGCCGGAGGTGTCGGTGCCGGAGCTGGTGGCGCGTCGGTCCTCCGCGGCGCCGGGTGCGGTGGCTGTGGAGGCGGGTGACCGGTCGTTGTCGTTCGCGGAGTTGGATGTGCGGGCGAATCGGTTGGCGCATCGTCTGCGTGCGGCTGGTGTGGGTCCGGAGTCGACGGTTGCGGTGTTGCTGGATCGTTCGGTCGATCTGGTGGTGTCGTTGTTGGCGGTGTGGCGTGCGGGTGGTGGGTTCGTTCCGATGGACCCGGTGCTGCCGGCGGGTCGTATCGCGGGGATGGTCGAGGACGCCAGGGTGGGTGTGGCGTTGACGTCGGCCCGGTATGTGGATCGTTTCCCGGGTGTGGAGACGGTGCTGGCCGAGGGTGATGTGTCGTCGTTCCCGGATTCGGTGCCTTCGGGTGTGCTGGATCTGGATTCGGTGGCGTACACGGTGTTCACGTCGGGTTCGACGGGGCGGCCGAAGGGTGTGCAGGTTTCGCATCGCAGTCTGGTGAATCATGTGGACTGGGCTGTGCGGGAGTTGGTGGCGTCGGGTTCGGGTGGTGCGCCGGTGTTCTCGTCGGTGGCGTTCGACCTGGTGGTGCCGAATGTGTGGGCTCCTCTGGCTGCGGGTCAGCGTGCGTGGCTTTGGGACGGTGAGCTGACGGAGCTGGGTGAGAGCCTGGTGGCAGCCGGTCCGTTCTCCTTCATGAAGCTGACCCCCGGTCATCTGGAGGTGCTGTCCGGGCAGTTGTCGGACGAGCAGATCCAGGGTTTGACGTCTCGTGTGGTGGTTGCGGGTGAGGCGTTGCCCGGTGGTCTGGTGGAGCGCTGGCGGGTGCTGCTGGGTGAGGGCCGTGTACTGAACGAGTACGGCCCGACCGAAGCGACCGTCGGGACCTGCGTCTTCCCGCTCGTCGAGGCGTTCGAGGGTGTGGTGCCGATCGGGCGTCCGCTGCCGAACATGACCATGCGCGTCCTGGACGCGGGTCTGCAGCCGGTCCCGGTGGGGGCCGTGGGTGAGCTGTTCGTCGGCGGTACGGGTGTGGCACGCGGCTACGCATACCGTCCCGGTGCGACGGCTGAGCGGTTCGTGCCCGACCCGTTCGGGCCGGCGGGTGCGCGTCTCTACCGCACGGGTGACTTGGTGCGGTGGCGTAGTGATGGTGCGGTCGAGTTCCTGGGCCGTATCGATGACCAGGTGAAGGTGCGCGGGTATCGCATCGAGCTCGGTGAGATCCGGGCCGCGTTGGTCGCTCATCCGCAGGTCACCGACGCCACCGTGGTGGTGTCGGAGGAACAGAGGCTCATCGCCTACGTCGTCGGCAGCACCGATGACCTGGCGGAGGGGCTCAGGGCTTCGCTGCCGGAGTACATGGTCCCGTCCGTCTTCGTCGGCCTCGACGCGCTCCCGCTGACCGCCAACGGCAAGATCGACCGACGCGCCCTCCCCGACCCCGAGGCCACGGCAGCCGACGCGTTCATCGCTCCCGGTACGCCCACCGAAGAACGCGTCGCAGCCATCTGGCGCGACCTGCTCGGCAAGGAGGCGAGCACCCAGGACAGCTTCTTCGACCTGGGCGGCCACTCCATCCTCGCCGTCCGGCTGGTCTCGCGCCTGCAGAACGAGTTCGACCTGGACCTGCCGATGCGCGTCGCCTTCGAGAGCCCGACGATCGCGCAGCTCTCCGTGGAGATCGAGGACCGGATCCGGGCCGAGATCGACGCCGTGCTCACCGAGTCCCACTGA
- a CDS encoding ornithine carbamoyltransferase, translated as MRHLISICDLTDDDLRGLVERGAEFAAGARAKSLEDAIVGIYFRRTSTRTRTAFTSGALRLGAKAVTFGPDDLQLNTGETTEDTGRVLSGMLDLLVARTADATEELRTWAAGGQMSVINAMSAEEHPTQGLTDLTTLQHHFGRVEGLRVLYVGEGNNSAAALALALTRFPGTELELRTPPGYGLAPEILATATEQAARSGSKVSEQHDMDALPSGLDAVYTTRWQTTGTSKPTADWREVFAPFQVTRELWQGSPDAVFLHDLPAHRGQEVTAEVLDGPASIAFTQATHKLHSAMAVLEWCWADRP; from the coding sequence ATGCGACACCTCATCTCCATCTGCGACCTGACCGACGACGACCTGCGGGGCCTGGTCGAGCGGGGGGCGGAATTCGCCGCCGGGGCCCGGGCGAAGTCCCTGGAGGACGCGATCGTCGGCATCTACTTCCGGCGGACGTCCACCCGTACCCGTACCGCCTTCACCAGCGGCGCCCTGCGGCTCGGGGCGAAGGCGGTGACCTTCGGTCCCGACGACCTGCAGCTGAACACGGGGGAGACCACCGAGGACACCGGCCGGGTGCTCTCCGGCATGCTGGACCTGCTGGTGGCCCGAACCGCGGACGCCACCGAGGAGCTGCGGACCTGGGCGGCCGGCGGGCAGATGTCCGTCATCAACGCGATGAGCGCGGAGGAGCACCCCACCCAGGGGCTCACCGATCTCACCACGCTGCAGCACCATTTCGGCCGTGTCGAGGGCCTGCGGGTCCTGTACGTCGGCGAGGGCAACAACAGCGCCGCGGCCCTGGCCCTCGCCCTGACCCGGTTCCCCGGGACGGAGCTCGAGCTGCGGACACCGCCCGGCTACGGGCTGGCGCCGGAGATCCTCGCCACCGCCACCGAACAGGCGGCGCGCAGCGGGTCGAAGGTGTCCGAGCAGCACGACATGGATGCCCTGCCGTCGGGTCTCGACGCCGTCTACACCACGCGGTGGCAGACCACCGGAACCAGCAAGCCGACCGCCGACTGGCGGGAGGTCTTCGCACCGTTCCAGGTCACCCGCGAGCTGTGGCAGGGGAGCCCTGACGCGGTCTTCCTGCACGACCTCCCCGCCCACCGCGGCCAGGAGGTCACCGCCGAGGTGCTGGACGGGCCGGCGAGCATCGCCTTCACCCAGGCCACGCACAAGCTGCACAGCGCGATGGCTGTCCTGGAATGGTGCTGGGCCGATCGGCCATGA
- a CDS encoding MFS transporter, translating into MSDEGGYRIRRRSKHALPTLRSYRDFRLLWTGSAMSVMAERCSGMAFTLLVLWDTGSESAAGLVGFAGLLPALLVQLPAGVMVDRLNRRRVMMTCVIVRMVAVATVAVSLLGDTVWVWHIATVAFIQSSMTVFYQLSERAMVRGVVPPRQLGAAMATNEARSRGVNFIGHPVSGAMFGLSAWMPFMSSVGLYLLSLITLVRLRGEKEPPPRPGNKRRNMRADIAVGLRWVWDRAFFRTALLIIAGSNLVFQGLILTVAVVVREDGGAAGTIGLIMASGGMGGLFGALVGGWLNKRLAMRQIMIMAHVTWALVMPAAVFFRQPVALGVLFFITSHIGAAVTVSGMSYQVRITPNNMQGRVGSVVMLLVSGASSLGALGTGYLLEAVGTRHTLMVVSGVMVVLALVATAVFTRPGAALEDRQDSAPPPQPEPVAIADGSTADPLTTLELRRIDG; encoded by the coding sequence ATGAGTGACGAGGGGGGGTATCGGATACGGCGAAGAAGCAAGCACGCGCTGCCGACGCTGCGCAGCTACCGCGACTTCCGGCTGCTGTGGACCGGCTCCGCCATGTCCGTCATGGCGGAGCGGTGCTCGGGCATGGCGTTCACGCTGCTCGTGCTGTGGGACACCGGATCGGAGAGCGCGGCCGGACTCGTGGGCTTCGCGGGGCTGTTGCCGGCGCTGCTGGTCCAGCTGCCCGCCGGTGTCATGGTGGACCGGCTGAACCGTCGGCGGGTGATGATGACGTGCGTCATCGTGCGCATGGTCGCGGTCGCCACGGTGGCTGTGTCGTTGCTGGGGGACACCGTCTGGGTCTGGCACATCGCGACGGTGGCGTTCATCCAGAGCAGCATGACGGTCTTCTACCAGTTGTCCGAGCGGGCCATGGTCCGCGGTGTGGTGCCGCCCAGGCAACTGGGGGCGGCGATGGCGACGAACGAGGCACGTTCACGGGGCGTCAACTTCATCGGACATCCGGTGAGCGGTGCCATGTTCGGTCTGTCGGCGTGGATGCCGTTCATGTCGAGCGTCGGGCTGTACCTGCTCTCGCTGATCACACTCGTGCGGCTGCGGGGGGAGAAGGAGCCGCCCCCCAGGCCGGGCAACAAGCGGCGCAACATGCGGGCCGACATCGCGGTCGGGCTGCGGTGGGTATGGGATCGCGCCTTTTTCCGAACCGCCCTGCTGATCATCGCGGGAAGCAATCTGGTCTTCCAGGGGCTCATCCTCACCGTGGCCGTCGTGGTCAGGGAGGACGGCGGCGCCGCGGGCACCATCGGCCTGATCATGGCGTCCGGCGGTATGGGAGGGCTGTTCGGGGCGCTGGTCGGCGGCTGGCTGAACAAGCGGCTGGCGATGCGTCAGATCATGATCATGGCGCATGTGACCTGGGCGCTGGTCATGCCCGCAGCGGTATTTTTCAGACAACCCGTGGCACTCGGTGTGCTCTTCTTCATAACGTCTCATATAGGAGCCGCTGTTACTGTCTCCGGCATGTCCTACCAGGTGCGAATCACCCCCAACAACATGCAGGGGCGGGTCGGCAGTGTCGTCATGCTCCTTGTGTCGGGGGCGAGTTCACTCGGTGCGCTCGGTACCGGGTATCTGCTGGAGGCAGTCGGCACCCGGCACACGCTCATGGTCGTGTCGGGAGTGATGGTGGTGCTCGCCCTGGTCGCCACCGCGGTCTTCACCAGGCCGGGTGCGGCGCTGGAGGACCGGCAGGACAGCGCACCGCCCCCACAGCCCGAGCCGGTTGCCATCGCGGACGGGTCCACGGCCGATCCCCTCACCACCCTGGAATTGCGGAGAATCGATGGATGA
- a CDS encoding ABC transporter ATP-binding protein gives MDDAVRLESLTKTYGSGDSAVTALREIGLSFPRGSFTAIMGPSGSGKSTLLQCAAGLDKPTSGRVFIDGKDIVGLNETQLTELRRETTGFIFQAFNLLPSLTAEQNVALPMRLAGRKPKRRTVQQALAQVGLEKKAGSRPSQLSGGQQQRVAIARALVARPAVLFADEPTGALDLTTGRELLDTLRQLAGAPVPDPGVVPAPGHGERVTTTIVMVTHDPNVAAYADRVLFLADGSLVGELRSPTAEAVAARMTDLAVSR, from the coding sequence ATGGATGACGCAGTGCGGCTCGAGTCGCTGACCAAGACCTATGGATCCGGGGACAGCGCGGTGACGGCGCTGCGCGAGATCGGTCTGTCCTTTCCCCGCGGGAGCTTCACCGCCATCATGGGCCCGTCGGGCTCCGGCAAGTCGACCCTTCTGCAGTGTGCCGCGGGACTCGACAAGCCCACATCGGGGCGGGTGTTCATCGACGGCAAGGACATCGTCGGGCTGAACGAGACCCAGCTCACCGAACTCCGCCGCGAGACGACGGGGTTCATCTTCCAGGCCTTCAACCTGCTGCCTTCGCTCACCGCCGAGCAGAACGTGGCGCTGCCGATGCGGCTGGCCGGGCGCAAGCCCAAGCGCCGGACCGTGCAGCAGGCACTCGCCCAGGTGGGGCTGGAGAAGAAGGCGGGCAGCCGGCCGAGCCAGCTGTCCGGCGGCCAGCAGCAGCGTGTCGCCATCGCCCGTGCCCTGGTGGCCCGGCCGGCGGTGCTCTTCGCCGACGAACCCACCGGCGCACTCGACCTCACCACAGGGCGCGAACTGCTGGACACGTTGCGGCAGCTGGCCGGTGCGCCCGTGCCGGATCCCGGCGTCGTGCCCGCCCCCGGTCACGGCGAGCGGGTGACGACGACGATCGTGATGGTCACACACGACCCGAACGTGGCCGCGTACGCGGACAGGGTGCTGTTCCTCGCCGACGGGAGCCTCGTCGGCGAGCTGCGCTCGCCCACCGCCGAGGCGGTCGCCGCGCGGATGACGGACCTGGCGGTGTCGCGGTGA
- a CDS encoding FtsX-like permease family protein, with protein MIRVAFQTLRARWVSFLGTVVALVLGVAQVAAMGVLIMTMLDLPDRPVERFAEAPAVVQASDPDWDPAHHDLGIRSLAAAQGISAELSEKVAATGETVVDRAFYAQIEGGPADQVGHPWPVARFGGYDLADGKEPSGAKDVVVPSDQARTGDKVTVLTASGVEQYTVSGTVSPVGWEDAVFFTDAEAARLSPRIESLVALGPVADVRAAVGDSAAVLTGQDRHKADASEAADRETLDNTITLVPVMASVAGTTAIFVVASTFAFAVVQRRREVALLRTVGATPKQVRKMVRNEALLVGVVASAVGTVLGLFGAQLLADMLIAMDISPEWFTVEPSLHWTVLAPLAAAFLVGLLVAVGGAAAAARRAGSIRPIEALREASVDDTGVTPGRALLGVIALVGGVGWTAWIAIASPTSVLSPTVYVVSLMVPVLAAAVLAPLVVGPLTKLLMLPFRGASGPTAMLVRESALTSRRRTAATAAPVLLTVGLAFSLLAATDSLGAARDNGLQNRVSSQYALAPDGTPGISPQVIERVAAIDGVHIAAPILTTVYTKDENRYEENDGLVVDPVALKKTMDLKIIDGSLDDLDDNSTAVADLWGMDVGSELAVEMPDGERVELRVAATYKALRGEDVAYLPQRFAPSAVYARDGLARRAYITLDNGADHAAITAQIRKAVAGDGAEFMTRDQLVASESAYARHLTEVRQRSTAVIIMIFCFIAILNTLLMATADRRRDLAVLRMAGATPKQVVRFFVAESLLVSAIGVALALAATAVNLTGLWGALLQLFGTTPIVVPYLIVIAVAVVSTLLAVIGTVLPVGAALRARTVQFLGSRE; from the coding sequence GTGATCAGGGTTGCTTTCCAGACCCTGCGGGCACGGTGGGTGTCGTTCCTCGGCACCGTCGTGGCGCTGGTGCTCGGGGTCGCGCAGGTCGCGGCCATGGGCGTACTCATCATGACCATGCTCGACCTGCCGGACCGGCCGGTGGAACGGTTCGCCGAGGCGCCCGCCGTGGTGCAGGCGTCCGACCCGGACTGGGACCCGGCCCACCACGACCTCGGGATCCGGTCGCTCGCGGCCGCCCAGGGGATCTCGGCCGAGCTGAGCGAGAAGGTCGCCGCCACCGGCGAGACCGTGGTGGACCGTGCCTTCTACGCCCAGATCGAGGGCGGCCCCGCCGACCAGGTGGGTCACCCCTGGCCGGTGGCGAGGTTCGGAGGCTACGACCTGGCCGACGGCAAGGAGCCGTCCGGCGCCAAGGACGTCGTGGTCCCGTCGGACCAGGCCCGTACCGGCGACAAGGTGACGGTCCTGACCGCCTCCGGCGTCGAGCAGTACACGGTCAGCGGCACGGTCTCCCCGGTCGGCTGGGAGGACGCCGTCTTCTTCACCGACGCGGAGGCCGCCCGGCTCTCCCCGCGCATCGAGTCCCTGGTGGCGCTCGGCCCGGTCGCCGACGTCCGGGCCGCCGTCGGCGACAGTGCCGCGGTGCTCACCGGCCAGGACCGGCACAAGGCGGACGCCAGCGAGGCGGCCGACCGTGAGACGCTCGACAACACCATCACGCTCGTGCCGGTGATGGCCAGCGTGGCGGGCACCACGGCGATCTTCGTGGTGGCCTCCACCTTCGCCTTCGCGGTGGTCCAGCGCCGCCGGGAGGTCGCACTGCTGCGTACCGTCGGCGCCACCCCCAAGCAGGTGCGCAAGATGGTCCGCAACGAGGCGCTGCTCGTCGGCGTCGTCGCCTCCGCGGTGGGCACGGTCCTCGGACTGTTCGGCGCGCAACTCCTCGCCGACATGCTCATCGCGATGGACATCTCGCCCGAGTGGTTCACGGTGGAGCCCTCGCTGCACTGGACCGTTCTGGCGCCGCTCGCCGCCGCGTTCCTGGTCGGCCTCCTGGTGGCGGTCGGCGGTGCGGCAGCCGCGGCACGCCGGGCCGGCAGCATCCGTCCCATCGAGGCGCTGCGCGAGGCCTCCGTCGATGACACGGGGGTGACGCCCGGCAGGGCGCTGCTCGGTGTCATCGCCCTGGTGGGCGGTGTCGGGTGGACGGCGTGGATCGCCATCGCCTCACCGACGAGCGTGCTCTCGCCCACGGTCTACGTCGTGTCGCTGATGGTGCCGGTCCTGGCCGCGGCGGTGCTCGCGCCGTTGGTCGTCGGACCGCTCACCAAGCTGCTGATGCTGCCCTTCCGGGGTGCTTCGGGGCCCACCGCGATGCTGGTGCGCGAGAGCGCGCTGACCTCGCGACGGCGTACCGCTGCCACCGCGGCCCCCGTCCTGCTCACCGTCGGGCTGGCCTTCTCGCTGCTCGCCGCCACCGACTCGCTCGGCGCCGCACGTGACAACGGCCTGCAGAACCGGGTCAGTTCGCAGTACGCACTCGCACCCGACGGAACCCCGGGCATCAGCCCGCAGGTGATCGAGCGCGTCGCGGCGATCGACGGCGTGCACATCGCGGCGCCGATCCTCACCACCGTCTACACCAAGGACGAGAACCGGTACGAGGAGAACGACGGCCTCGTCGTCGATCCCGTCGCGCTGAAGAAGACGATGGACCTGAAGATCATCGACGGGTCCCTGGACGATCTCGACGACAACAGCACGGCCGTGGCCGACCTGTGGGGCATGGACGTCGGCTCCGAGCTCGCCGTGGAGATGCCCGACGGCGAGCGCGTCGAGCTGCGGGTCGCGGCGACGTACAAGGCGCTGCGGGGCGAGGACGTGGCGTACCTGCCGCAGCGGTTCGCCCCGTCGGCCGTCTACGCACGGGACGGTCTCGCGCGCAGGGCCTACATCACGCTGGACAACGGTGCCGATCACGCCGCGATCACCGCACAGATCCGCAAGGCGGTGGCCGGCGACGGAGCCGAGTTCATGACGAGGGACCAACTGGTCGCCTCCGAGAGCGCCTACGCACGCCACCTCACGGAGGTGCGGCAGCGTTCCACCGCGGTGATCATCATGATCTTCTGCTTCATCGCGATCCTCAACACGCTCCTCATGGCGACGGCCGACCGGCGCCGGGACCTTGCGGTGCTGCGGATGGCGGGGGCCACGCCGAAACAGGTCGTACGGTTCTTCGTCGCCGAGTCCCTGCTGGTCTCCGCCATCGGGGTGGCACTGGCACTCGCGGCCACCGCGGTCAACCTGACCGGACTGTGGGGTGCGTTGCTCCAGCTGTTCGGTACGACACCGATCGTGGTGCCGTACCTGATCGTCATCGCTGTCGCCGTCGTGTCCACGCTCCTCGCCGTGATCGGCACGGTGCTGCCCGTCGGCGCGGCACTGCGGGCGCGGACCGTCCAGTTCCTCGGCTCACGCGAGTAG
- a CDS encoding MbtH family protein: MADEQTDNRVYRVVLNDEEQYSIWDADRELPAGWHTEGTEGARQVCLDRIEEVWTDMRPASLRRRMEKSGA; encoded by the coding sequence ATGGCTGACGAGCAGACCGACAACCGCGTCTACCGGGTCGTCCTGAACGACGAGGAGCAGTACTCGATCTGGGACGCGGACCGGGAGCTGCCGGCCGGCTGGCACACCGAGGGCACCGAGGGTGCCCGGCAGGTCTGCCTCGACCGGATCGAAGAGGTCTGGACGGACATGCGGCCCGCGAGCCTGCGCCGCCGCATGGAGAAGTCCGGCGCCTGA